One Planctomycetia bacterium DNA segment encodes these proteins:
- a CDS encoding PhnD/SsuA/transferrin family substrate-binding protein, whose product MIRLDKEVDFRGNPCASPEHVLAALRAGRGEAGIVTEDLWRNVQSNGQEGAFIQAIWTSPEFSHCVFTAASNFDGDLAKRFTSLMLNMDPQDPETAEIMRLEGTSKWLSGSQVGFQDLVDALQTESAVAVE is encoded by the coding sequence TTGATTCGCCTCGACAAGGAAGTCGATTTCCGCGGGAATCCCTGCGCCAGCCCTGAACACGTCTTGGCGGCGCTCCGAGCAGGGCGTGGCGAGGCCGGCATCGTCACTGAAGATCTCTGGAGAAACGTGCAAAGCAACGGCCAGGAAGGCGCATTCATCCAAGCGATTTGGACCTCGCCTGAGTTCAGCCATTGCGTGTTTACGGCAGCTTCGAACTTTGACGGCGATCTTGCGAAGCGCTTTACTTCATTGATGCTGAACATGGATCCCCAGGATCCGGAGACCGCGGAAATCATGCGGCTCGAGGGGACCAGCAAGTGGTTGTCTGGCAGCCAGGTTGGTTTCCAGGACCTCGTCGACGCGCTGCAAACCGAGAGCGCAGTAGCAGTGGAATAG
- a CDS encoding Gfo/Idh/MocA family oxidoreductase: MVKRVGVASRRRFLKSAAAVGAAVMAPQVIPSSALGRDGAVVPSERIVLGGIGIGNRGTYDLGCFLEQKDVQFVAVCDIKAARRHAVKQMADQQYGNQDCAQYRDFRELLARDDIDAVLIATGPNWHATAAMNAARAGKDIYCEKPCTKNISQSLILAETMRRTGRVFQAGTQRRNLPHFAFACELARSGKLGKLKRAYAHPAGMEAVMSGWLPGEQAPAKDVIDWDMYLGPAAWRPFNAKLLDGFNFEKGGGLVGGGILEWGSHCVDLCQLGVGADDTVPVEYNPPENGQMVARYANGVELIIRETGWIPLGSCPIRFEGETGWVETGDSGKMVLSSPELLAGQTVEEIGGYPATFHVRDFLDCVKTRSLPKAHADAACYAHIACHAANISLALKRQLKYDPVKNEFIDDEQANRLRSEALREPWRV; the protein is encoded by the coding sequence ATGGTCAAGCGCGTCGGAGTAGCTTCCAGGCGGCGGTTTCTGAAGTCCGCCGCGGCCGTGGGCGCCGCGGTGATGGCCCCGCAGGTCATTCCCAGTTCGGCCCTGGGTCGCGATGGCGCCGTGGTGCCGAGCGAGCGGATCGTCCTGGGCGGCATCGGCATCGGCAACCGCGGGACCTACGACCTGGGCTGCTTTCTGGAACAGAAGGACGTCCAGTTCGTCGCCGTGTGCGATATCAAGGCGGCGCGCCGCCACGCCGTGAAGCAAATGGCCGATCAGCAGTACGGCAACCAGGATTGCGCGCAGTATCGCGACTTCCGCGAACTCCTCGCCCGCGACGACATCGACGCCGTGCTGATCGCCACCGGGCCGAATTGGCACGCCACCGCGGCGATGAACGCCGCCCGGGCCGGCAAGGACATCTACTGCGAGAAGCCCTGCACGAAGAACATTTCGCAAAGCCTGATCCTGGCCGAAACGATGCGCCGCACTGGCCGCGTATTTCAAGCTGGCACGCAGCGCCGCAACTTGCCGCACTTCGCCTTCGCCTGTGAACTTGCGCGGTCCGGAAAGCTTGGCAAGCTCAAGCGAGCGTACGCCCATCCGGCCGGGATGGAAGCCGTGATGAGCGGCTGGCTGCCGGGGGAACAGGCGCCTGCGAAGGATGTCATCGATTGGGACATGTATCTCGGCCCCGCGGCCTGGCGGCCCTTCAACGCCAAACTGCTCGACGGCTTCAACTTCGAAAAAGGGGGCGGGCTCGTCGGCGGCGGCATCTTGGAATGGGGCTCCCATTGCGTGGACCTCTGCCAGTTGGGCGTCGGCGCGGATGACACGGTGCCGGTCGAATACAATCCGCCCGAGAACGGCCAGATGGTCGCCCGCTATGCCAATGGCGTGGAGCTGATCATTCGCGAAACCGGCTGGATTCCACTCGGCTCCTGCCCCATCCGTTTCGAAGGCGAAACCGGTTGGGTGGAAACCGGCGATAGCGGGAAAATGGTGCTCAGCTCGCCGGAGTTGCTGGCCGGACAGACCGTGGAAGAAATCGGCGGATACCCAGCAACCTTCCACGTCCGCGATTTCCTTGACTGCGTGAAAACGCGCAGCCTGCCGAAGGCGCACGCCGACGCGGCCTGCTACGCCCATATCGCTTGCCACGCCGCGAACATCTCGCTCGCGCTGAAGCGCCAGTTGAAATACGACCCCGTGAAGAACGAATTCATCGACGATGAACAGGCCAACCGACTGCGGTCGGAAGCCTTGCGCGAACCGTGGCGCGTCTAG